From a single Oreochromis niloticus isolate F11D_XX linkage group LG3, O_niloticus_UMD_NMBU, whole genome shotgun sequence genomic region:
- the LOC102076334 gene encoding coxsackievirus and adenovirus receptor isoform X1 encodes MAIQVHKLNYTHLCLDADSLLSCCSSFIVTLHLPASLPGPLLQVHSGPSLDPPRMTLSPVMHQKIITAESGQAVTLPCRAPNNNILVVEWSRTDLKSDYVFLYRDEQSDPEDQHPSFKNRVDLQDRQMKDGDVSLILNNVTINDVGTYKCRIIMRETHSWKSISIIYLRVDPPGQTGGHTEDGGKEAGGKEDDFSQFIFCLIVLLVYVGIVVYVISMIHKQKQKQDPC; translated from the exons ATGGCCATCCAAGTTCACAAGCTGAACTACACACATCTCTGTCTGGACGCTGATTCTCTGTTATCATGTTGCTCCTCCTTCATTGTGACACTTCACCTTCCTGCCTCCCTGCCAGGTCCGTTGCTCCAAGTACATTCTGGACCCTCTCTGGACCCTCCTCGCATGACGCTTTCACCTGTAATGC accagaaaatcatcacagctgagtctggacaggctGTCACTCTaccatgtcgagctccaaacaacaacatcttagTTGTAGAGTGGAGCAGAACTGACCTGAAGTCAGATTATGTCTTTTTGTACCGCGATGAGCAGTCTGATCCAGAagaccagcatccatcttttaagaaccgggtggatctgcaggacagacagatgaaggatggagacgtgtctctgattctgaacaatgtgacgattaatgatgTTGGAACATACAAGTGTCGTATCATCATGAGAGAAACACACTCATGGAAATCCATCAGCATCATCTACCTGAgagttgatcctccag gtcagactggaggacacacagaggatggagggaaggaggcaGGAGGGAAGGAGGATGACTTTAGCcaatttatattttgcttgatAGTTTTGCTTGTATATGTTGGGATTGTTGTTTATGTGATCTCCATgatacataaacaaaaacagaaacaggatCCCTGTTAA
- the LOC102076334 gene encoding coxsackievirus and adenovirus receptor isoform X2 codes for MTLSPVMHQKIITAESGQAVTLPCRAPNNNILVVEWSRTDLKSDYVFLYRDEQSDPEDQHPSFKNRVDLQDRQMKDGDVSLILNNVTINDVGTYKCRIIMRETHSWKSISIIYLRVDPPGQTGGHTEDGGKEAGGKEDDFSQFIFCLIVLLVYVGIVVYVISMIHKQKQKQDPC; via the exons ATGACGCTTTCACCTGTAATGC accagaaaatcatcacagctgagtctggacaggctGTCACTCTaccatgtcgagctccaaacaacaacatcttagTTGTAGAGTGGAGCAGAACTGACCTGAAGTCAGATTATGTCTTTTTGTACCGCGATGAGCAGTCTGATCCAGAagaccagcatccatcttttaagaaccgggtggatctgcaggacagacagatgaaggatggagacgtgtctctgattctgaacaatgtgacgattaatgatgTTGGAACATACAAGTGTCGTATCATCATGAGAGAAACACACTCATGGAAATCCATCAGCATCATCTACCTGAgagttgatcctccag gtcagactggaggacacacagaggatggagggaaggaggcaGGAGGGAAGGAGGATGACTTTAGCcaatttatattttgcttgatAGTTTTGCTTGTATATGTTGGGATTGTTGTTTATGTGATCTCCATgatacataaacaaaaacagaaacaggatCCCTGTTAA